From the Synchiropus splendidus isolate RoL2022-P1 chromosome 3, RoL_Sspl_1.0, whole genome shotgun sequence genome, the window atataatagtcaaccaagtgtagagatgagaaattctatgtttcatgtctctcgtaGAACCCGGTTGTTTTATTTAGgagttaaattgagccgtctatCTGCTGcatctcaataaatgatcatttagtcacattctattctcagaatcatgatacaaactgtcagtcctttctcttgtgtaATCTTTGCCctattgaatatttcatgaatacTTTgaacgttttagaatttgtcgatggtccctaactgatgccgggtcgtagtaTTAGTGCTGcctgagagtgtgtccgcgatcagtgaaccctaatggggacgtggaagaggacggtgtcgccaataccggagcggatctcagtccaatatccaactattttcaccacggtgtttcgcggAGGCGCCAGGGCAGTgggaaacctgcatgtgttgatgtgaaccaaggcagacgactgcgtcagagaacctatgaggaccactccatctaataaaataaacacagatccacagactcagagtcgaccaacgtcattatcaaaggttcgcttaattaaaaataagtttcaaaACTACAATTGTGAACCGAAGTCtgccacactctccacagctgtcacacgccacGTAGCTGGAGAGCACGGCGCGCTGTCGCGGTCTCACCAGGTTCACGTGTGCCACTGCTCAGTCTCGCTCTTTGCACCAGTGGTGCTTCAAGTTGGAGTCGAGAGTGTCGTTCAGACATGACATCAGTCTGTGAAAAGTAACACGGAACCGgcaaatattcataataatacacCACGTGTAGCAGGGTTTTAGTTGGGGGGGGACGCACTGAAATGCAAAACATGAAACCATGAATgcccagtttttctcagcagggCACCGTAAACAACTGATTATTAGTACCTGTATAATGCCCTTCTAGTAGTATCATCACACTTTATTGTTTTGCATTAAAAGTAGCGTGACCATCACAGTCGACATATTGCCTTGACGGTGTAATCTtgtggttatccacatctcgtgAGTCGCGACACTTGCGGCATGGAAGCACTGTTATTGATGGAATAGCTGACACTTTGACAGGTTGAATGGCaaataagttccaaactttggACCACTGTTTACATAACTGactcatagctttttaatcGGACGACCATTTCCCCTGCTGCTACCGCTCTCCAATGCCATGCAGTGAACTGCACCGTGGAGCGGTGTCAATTGCAGCACGGCACACAGCACTTGCTTAACAGTTAGCAGAACAGCGAAACAGCAAGCCTTTATACTTTATGTATATATTAGATATTATGTGAACATTTAGAAAACCATGACAGATACACAGCTTATACAAATGTATGATTataatgcataaatatgcaaaGAAGAGGAACAAATCTGTAAACACTTGATGGCGATCACCGACgctgatcagccagagtgccgatcaccaccgatcacaaggattgaaaattaatttgtaatcaaaataagACCGTCAGTGTAcaccaggcctggccaacccgcagCTCctgagccgcatgcggctctttccccagtttcatgcggctcttcaccaaatgagtcgccgaactggctgcggttttggacaagttgctgttgagatgattgtttatatAGGAAATAAGTccaaaaagtaagagctattgcagcaatatattgttcaaagactgtcATCAGAcgcacgatcaacacgatttaacaTTACTTCgttccacatttcactttgtcattccccaGACTGAACgaatggcatgtgtttcacctattattcattcttCATCATTGTGAAGTCTCTTTAACTCAGCGGAGTGAAGACGAGACGCTCCAGTccagtgaaaatagttggacattgGACTGACATATGCTCCAGGATTGGGGAAGGGGCTGTCTTCTGCGAGCCCAATTAGGGTtaactgatcgcggacacactctcactggGCAGCGCGAATGCTAcaacctggcatcagttagggaccatcaacaaattctaaaactgTCAAAGTATTCGTGAAATCTTCAGTaaggaaataaaatacaagCATTTTGAGTGAGAGAATTGCAAAAAGGtctttcatcacacaagacaagacaaggactgacagtttgtataatgttTTTGAGAATACATTATGAccaaatgattatttattcacattatttctaatatttctacAATAGCATTTAGGAAATGTGTTCAGTCGCATCCATAGTCAGCATAAACTGTTAAGAGTaaagagacacagcagacagacggatcaatttaacccctaaataaagttggcagagcagtctgtcagacacgacagggttctaccagagacgtgaaacattgaatttttcATCTCTACACtcagttaactattatatttaaacatacacaaataatgatgttggagacaaactccaccaatGACTTTCATCATAAAATAGTGAGACTCAagtgagactgtagtgtccaaatggaatagaatgaatATATGATTACTTTTGGTAATATAATACTGgtttataaatattatatatatatatatatatatatatatatatatatatatatataatgtatgtatgtgtgtgaacAATGTAGTAGGTATCAGCTCGGTATGTAGGTACCATCAACCAGGTAATATATATGACATAGTTTGGATGTAAAGAACAAAGCCAAAACACTTAATGATCACACTTGTACAAGGGGTGAGGGAACACAGCTCTCCCTCAGTATATTAAACGGCTTTGAGCCATCAACTTGAACAGTCCGGGAAAGCATCGTTCAGGTTTGTGTTCTGCGATAccatttacatacatacatacatttcattAGCCCAGTGCAGGCAAAGGCAAAAATCTGTGACCATGGCTTTTCAGGGTATAATTCAAATACCTTATTGTTCAGGCAAAACTGCTTGATCatgaataaaactaaaaaagatGTCATATAGTTTCCATTATTTAAACAACTTGTTTAACAAAAGCACAAAGATTATGAAATGTAAgttttagggctgcaactaattGCTCGAGTCAACCGAAAAAACTACTGGAATTGATGAACAAAATCTTCTCCTCAAGTAACGGTGCATACAGTTTCACTCTGAGTGAATTTCTGCTGCACAGTGCATTTGCAACTGTCCACCGATGGAGGAAGAAGCGGATCATCCTTCCTATTCTTGAGGAAattaactgaaaataaaaaatggccaTGCAGTGAAGACTTGAAAATACTAGTAAATACTTTATTTATCATTGAATTGTTAACAAGAATGATGAACGTTTTAGCTAGATCGTTATGTCAAGAAATATTACTTGAGGTGacaaaagaaatacttgtgATGTGCACAATCATTAACAATGTGCTTTCAATCTTCAAGGCCGATCCATGTGTTATTACTGGactgaacttaaaaaaaattaacatgATATAAACTGTATATGTGTCATACAAgcgcacaaacaaaacactggtgTGTGCATTTCACTTGCAAAATTACAAGGATTTGCTAAACTTTAAGGGAatggatgtttgttttgaatgcaATTGCAAAATTGGACCAACACACATTTAACATGTTTTGGACAAGTTTGTGGTCTGATTTAGTAAGCAGAAGGCACACCACTGCCTAACGACATTAGCGGTCGAAGCAACACCTGTGAAGCTCTAGTCTGTCTTCAAATGTAGGTAAAAACCAACGCCACGCATTTTGTTGCGTCACTGCATTCGATACCGTTCGAAACTACACCAGAACTCGGGTGAAGTGGTGCGCACTGGTCGGCTGCACACTCGGTGGAATTCATAGGCCTCTTCGCTACGAATGACACCCGAGATGGTGGCGCAGGGGGGCGGAGAGTTCCGCTGGTTTTGCTTCGGCCTGCAGCACCGAAATCCAGATATAAAATTCAATCTGGCTAAATGCTTCCCCTTTGAAATATCAACAGCACCGGTTACTGTATCGCACACTGCATCATTATGCAACGAGTAAAAGAAGAAGCGAGCAGTTTCGACGAGGAAATCAATTCAAACCTAGTAGAAGCTACCTTTAGCCTACCAGCTAGTTAGCATAGAAGAGGAACCGTGGTCATCTTACCTTAAGCAGGCAGGTTCTGCTACAGCATGGGTCTGGTTTAGTGACTGTAGATTCGACAGAATTGTACTGGTACTGGCTCTGATGTGTGGTACTTGTACTATTTCTGTGTATATGTCCGTTATGTCACCGTGAATGTATGCTGGATCCGCGTCGCTGCTctgcttgttgtttgtgtttcagaaacATGGCCGTCCCTGTAACACCACGTGACTGAACACTGACATGCAGAGAGCCAATGGTGGTGCCGGATACCCACGCCCCcttgtttttctatttatttatcttattttagAATTATCCGTTGAAATGCATGACCATCGATTTTGGTGGTGCTCGTGATGATGACGCGCTAAAGCCCCTGTTGGAAGCGTGTAGCCATCTTTGGTCTCGCACTGCAGCAGCGGGATAGAAAACACTTGCGCGCAGCGTGCAGGAGGAGAGACTGGCGACTGCACTTGTGATGGCTCACGCTGGAATTAATCTACTTTCTGCTCATTATACCCTTTAAAGAGTCAGATCCCATATCACTGTAATTGTTTGAGATTTCTAGGGTATGATTCACCGTCACTCATTTCTCTCCCCAGCCTTCTTTCTTTTACCATGAACATATCGACTACATCTAGCATGCCAGAGTGTCTCAACTTGAGTGGTTAAATCTGAGTTTGGATGGATTATGTTACATTATATTGACTTGTGAAGCCCATGGTTCTGAattctttcatttcacttgtAAACGAATAAGATTTGACATTACACTATTTCAAAATCCAAAATGTGTAATTCATTTAGAATGACATTTCAATGGATGTATTTTAAGGAAATTCTAAAAATATATGTCTGCACATACAAAGTCAGAGCACTGATGTATCTCAATTCAAAGGTAAACAAAGAGCTATTTGAGGTTGCAAAACTGAACCCACTTCAAATACTGTGCAATTTGGAAATGCATCATATTGTGCTTGTATCCAGGCAGAAGATGaaacacaataaatcatgaaaacaacaacctacttaaacaaatgttttcttaAAATTAAGACCAAGACGATAAtgtcttcatgttttgttaattgATTACAGGTGTAAATAATTAAGTTCCACCTCCAATAAACAATAGTATTATTACAGCATCTTAACTCCATGTTCCTGTTATTGTAATTGCAAAGATCAGTAGGTGGCCAGTCCAAAGTGTCTAAGTAGGTAATACTGTTCTGATTAAAAAATGTCGACATGATGCCCAAGTTGACCCATACACCAGAAGCACTATTTATGGTTGGAAATTTTTATTTGGGCCTGACTGAGGCAAACAGAGGTTATAGAATGAGGTTCTGTCGAGGGTGGACACTTCTCTCCACTTCACCCAGCCCTCAAGCTGTAGCTCCTGCACCCCAAGCTGAGGACCCCAGTAGTGGGGGTCCAACACGAGAAGGAAGCTTCCCTCCTTTCCCGAACACACACCCAACACGCCTTTGGAGGAATTGTCCCGGTCCCCACCCATCATAACCGGACAGCCGTGCTTCTGGAAGTGCCGGCGAAGCTCTTCCACTGCGACCGTTTCCAGGTCTGACCCTCCACCCCTCACGTGGATCAGCCGAGATGGAACGTTGTAGAAGTGTTCCAGAACCAGGGAGGCCTCTACGGTACCTATCCACTCCCTGGAGCCGCAGAAGTGGTTGGGTTTGTCCTCCATTGACACTAAAGCCCGTTGGATCTCTGAGATGCTTGGTGGTGGTCGAGGTTGGTCGACTCGGTTGAACTGTAGCCAGGAAGATATTGTTTGGATTGTCCGGTACCCGCATCCCCAGCCCCGGTCGCTGAAGCCGTCACAGCCATAGTGAAAATATTGATAGTCTCCGGAGACAGTCGACAGCCGGTCCGGATCGGAAAGTGGCGATGGAAGTCCAGAGTGAACGTTCATAGTTACGAGTGTCCAGAAGCTCTCGCTGGCGGAGCCGTCAACCACTTCGGAATCCTTCAGCCGTTAGTATGCACAACTTGGAGGTGATCTGACGGGCTAAcacttgtcttttatttatacGTCGCTTGTTGTTTCGGCCACCGACAGTCGGACAGGTCCCACTATGAAGAAACTTGCTTTTCGGTGCAACCAAAAAAACATTCCGCCAACAGACATTCATGTTCCGCTTTATTGAGTGCCACCCGAGCCGAGAACAAACACGTTCTCTGGCACAGAAAAGACGTTGAATGCAAACACATTAGCATAGTAGTAGGATAATACGACGCTTGATGTTAATGACAGACACGGCAGTCCTTTATTTCGATGCAAGGCGTTTTATTCTGAAAGCGCAGCGCGGTGCCGCGGAGTGCGAGGAGCAGCCTCAGACCCGCGGCCGTACGAGACGGGCAATGAGTTGCTCAGGACCGCAGCATAATTTAACTGGACAGATATCGAAGGATGACTGCGATGCGTTCGTTTTGTCACTGGAACGAATTATTTTAgcaaatacatttacattcCTAAACAATTCTATGACCATGACTGGAATCAATTTCAAAAGTGATGGAAAAACATAACAATGACGACAACAAACTAGTACTACAGACCACACTAAAATGTTCAAATGTTGAGTGATCGTCCCATAGGAGATATtgactaaaataaatacaagctGCTGGTTTTAAAAACTTGCACATATTACTTCATATTCCTTTGGTCATTCTCAATCATGAAAAACAACTAacaaaatatggcaaaaaaacaaagaaactatTGCATTGTTACATagagtgatttttttatttgtaaccATTATGagcacattctttttttttttttttttttttttttttttaaacaaaggctCTGGAGAGGTCAAGGCGAAGATCCTGGCATCTTTCCCCTCCCTCGTTCTTGTATTGGGATGGAGTTTAGTGGGGACCGATGGCAAGTCTTACATTTGCTTGAATAAGTCAAAAGGAAACGTGATGTGAGGTTACACTGAAATGTTTGCCATCAACAATGAACTTTTTTTGTAAGCAGTGAATTCTTTATTTATgtgtcacacaacattttaatgtaataACTGACACTGTTGCTATTCTACTACATGTGTTCAAGCAGAGTACATGCTAAGTTATGACTGGTGTTAGTGAGCACCTTATTATTATGGAAGATGCATACATTTCACTTCACAACTAAGTCACCAAAGTGATCACTGGACATTTCAAACCACATTGAACAAAATCATTGAACAAATTGATTTCAGCAAGAGGACAGTTACTATTGTTGACTATCACTATTGTTGACGATTAAGTATACTTTGCCAGATCATTGTGAGGGTCGCCCTCAGTGGATGTTAAAGGACTTCTTGAGACTGTCTTCTGCCTGTTGCTGTGTGATACGCTTCCAACTGTCTGGAATATCAGCAGGCTTGCAGTTATATTCTCCTGCAAAAGTTTGATTGAACTTCACCATCACATATTTCCAGTAGTCTGAGGCTTGAAGACTCACATCTGGAGCAATTTTCCAGGTTGGAAAGATCTCCTTGTATGTTTTGTATGGATGCCACTGACCTTTTGTCTCCTGGCATTGGAAGTGTGCATTACTGATTACTGAGGATGAGCAAATGTCAGTCACCATTTTTTGACTTTCATGAAAACGATATCTGCCCAGACCCTCCGGCCGATGCAGGGATGCCCAGTGTTCGTCGTGGGCGTGGCCTCCTGCCTCACATGGTGCAGTGCAAAATGGACATTGTTCACCACATCCAATGACTTTGGTGAAGAGCTCGTCCTGAGGATTTACAGTGAGACTTTTAAGTCTTGTTTCTATTCCCAGTTTCTTAAATTCCTCCCTGACCGCTTTGCTGACGTCCTCAAGGCTCTCTGTGAGCCAATGAGCAAACTGTTCCTCATCAGCGTTGTTAAAAATCATGAACTCTCCAAGAGCAGTCTGGGCCATGACCAGTTTGTCATTGAGCTGAGCATAAATATCTTGAATGAATTCCTTCAAACTCCCCCTCTTCCTTTCTTTGGCTTGCTCTATGGCTTCCTTGATGCTTTTGATGCTAGAACGGATGAGGCGATCCTCAAACTTCTCCATCGCAGTGGAGGCTGAGAAGTGAGAGACAATATTTTCAAGTATGCAACACTTCACATATTTTTCATAGGAGCCAATGTACTGCAGATACAGTTGAAAGTCCTTCTTGGACAGAAGATCCAGTAAGATCTTGTACTGGAAGGACACGCGTGTGTGGAACTGCTCCTGAGTCAGCATTTCATCAACGATGTGGACACCCAGAAAGCGGTTGACAAAGTCTTCGATTGCTGGCTTCAGACACTTGTGGGCAAATTCGTCTGCCTTACTCTGGCACTGGTCTCGCTCATGAAATACATCTTTAAAGTCTGTAAAGAACTTCTCCTTGTTTTTGGCCAGGCATCTGTACGGGTCATTCAGCTGAATGAaatcttcatgcattttttgGAATTTCCTGGCCACAACTCCACAGATGTGTTGTTTCAGCGAAACTTCAAACTCAATGCCAGTCTCCAACTTTTGATTGGCTCTGAGCTGATCATCAATTTTGTGCAATATTTCTTGGATGTATGTGTCATGGTAATTACTCTTCCTGTCCACTTTGTCCTGGGCAAACTGCGTGCAGGTGGTGATAATGTTATCAGCCATGTTTTGCACTGCTTTGATGTAAGACTCTTTCTTCATGACGTTCTTCATCCACCAGTCTGTCACACGAGCATATGAGCTGGGGTTGAATTTAAAAGGTTTCAAACCACACTCTTGAAGATTCTTCTCACTCACTAATTCAGATGCAAAAGCTCCCTTGTGACAGAGATTGTCCCACAGGTGCTTGTAAACACTTGAGTAGACATTGGACGTCTGTTGTTTAAAAAAGGACAGTTTGTTCACAGTTTCACTCCACATTCGATCAAACTCCTCCATGAGCTGTGCATCACTCATCTTGGTCTTTGTCTTTCGACATTGATCTATCAAGTCACGCACTCTTCCTTCCAACTCATCAATGTGTTTCCTTTTGATCCTGTCAAGTTCAGTCATCCCTTGTTTGATTTCTGCTGCCCTCGTCAGCTGGATGTGAACAGAGCTTTCGATTTCTCGTCTCAGACTCTTTGCACTGTTTGCAAACTGCTCTCTGTATCTTTCAATGAGGTGGGCTGAACTATCAGCCTCATCAAAGTACTGTTTGAGGTTGTCCAGAAGCTTTTTCTCCCAGCGAGACAATTCTTGTGCTGCTTCCACTTTCAGACTATGGATGAGTGTTTCCAGGTCAGCTATTTCAGGGTTCCCAGCAACAAAATTGGAGATTCTGGTCTCAGCCTTGGACGACCAGGTGTATATGGCTTTCTTGAATTCCCACTCCCATTTGTTGAACTCGGTACACAGCTTGATGTATGCATCGGCCACCAAACTGTTTCTGAAACTGAAGATGAAGTTCTCGTGCTTCACCGCGCTCCAAAGGCTGCTCAGCCATTCTGTGAAGGTCAGGATGTTGTTGTCAGAGGAGTTGCAGTCTCTGAGCTTTTGTATGGTTTTGATTTTCAGATCGTGAACAGCTTCACTGTAGCCTAAATTGACCGGGGCCATCGGAGGGGTTCCATTCCAGAGTCCAGGAATGTACCAGTTCCCAGTGTCTGGGTTGTACTCCATCACATCAGTGAAGAGCTTGTTCTCCTCCCTTTTCTCCATTTTGGCTGCTTCCTGTGTCATCCTGTTCAGTTTCTGCAGCAGCACTTTTCTGTCTCGCATGTTGGTGTCATGAGCAGAAACATCAGACACATTCTGGTGGACGAACAGACACTTGGGCTTTTTCCCTACTTCCTTCATCCGAAGGAAGGCGTGCACCACAATCTGCAGGACGTCCTCCATTTCTTGCATGTGTTCCATCGATATGTTTATGATGGTGATGTCGCTTAAACCGACAACCAACGTTGCCAGTTCATTATCGTGGTCATAGCTGCCATCAAGATGGGCGAGCTGAGGTGACTTCAAGCCCTCGGTGTCAATGATCACCACGTAGTCACAGTTGAGCATGTTTTTGATGTCATCTCCAACTTTAATGAGCAACATGAAGGCACCACGAGTACAACGCCCACTGCTAACAGCAAACTGCACCCCAAACATGGTGTTGAGGAGAGTGGACTTGCCTGTACTCTGGACTCCAAGGACTGTGATGACCTTGATCTTGACCTCAGGGTTGATCAAAgcatggagctgctggaggacgcTCCTCATCCATGTGAGGGGGGTGTTGGACGCATCCCCATCAACAAGCTCGAGTGGAAACCCGTCCAGCAACAACTGTGCACACAGTGTTGGAAGATGCTGTAACTGTTGATGCAACAGGTTTGAGTCTCCAGTTGACAGTGAAGCCTCATAGATCTGACCCATCTCACGGAGGAAGTGCTCTATCCCCAGAGAGCTGCTGGAAAGCTGTCTGTCAATTTTCTGGATTTCCTGTTTGTCCTTTGAACTGTCACATTTAACCTTGTACTGCTCACGAAGTTTTGACATTGTTTCTCTTGACAAGTTGTCAAGATTCATTCTCATCCATTTTAGGAAAAAGCTCCTCTCCATTCCTGGAGTTGATATTGCATGGATGAATGCTGCCATGGAAGATGACATTTCATAGGACTGCTGCTGGTTCCGAAGGTCTTTCTTCCGTATCTCAAGATCACTTTTGTACATTTCTATATTCAGATTTCCGGCCTTTCGCAAGCGAAATTGCTCTTTTTCCACTTCGGTCAGCTTCTTCCAGATTTCTCCCTGCCTGGGTAGATGGGTTTCTTTGTATGTGAGGGGGTCTTTTATTTCTGCCGTGATGGCATCAGCATTTTTCTTTGCCCTTTGACACTCAGGCAACTCCTCATCAACCAAAATCCCCAGGTCATGAGCAACTCCAGCCATTCCCTCAATGCTCATCCTCACGTTTGAATCATCCACCACATCATTGATTTTGCCTCTAAAACTCTTGACAAAATCTGCCTCattcttctgctgcttcctcAGAATGATGTTATTGTTCTTCAGCTCTAACTTGCTGGCCACCTGTTTCAGAGCCGCAACATTGAAGCTCCTGCTTTGGCTGTTACTAACCAAGAAAATCTGAGCCCTGTGGTGCTGTTTTGTGAGCATCCGACATGCCAAATCTAGATCATCGcagaagacaaaaacagctgtcGATATCTGACACAAAAATGAGTATTGTGTGTCAAATGACTCCACATCTCCACGGAGGTTTGCGACTGACACAGGTACTTTGAAATGGTCCATGTTTTTGCTTCCACAAGGCAGATACCAAGTCATTTCCACCATTCCACTTGAAATGTTTCTTGGACTGTTTCCGCACTCCATGTTGTGGTGAACAAAAGTGTTATGATATTGTTGGGAATTACTAAGTATCTTGTTAAGGACCTCTGACTTTGATATCGAGCAATCTCCGAGTCTCACGAAAGCCAGAAGAGGAAGTTGAGAAAGAACAGTTCGCTCTTCAATGAAGCCCTTAGATTCAGAGAGCGACTGGGGCCTGTACTTAATGACGATGTCCCTCATGGCCCACAGCAGAAGTGTGCACTGCTTGGAGTCAACACTAGGGAGCAGAAGGGGCACAGCAAACTGACACAAGGACATTTTCAGTGCCATTTCCTGCCGCACAAAATGATCTGAGCAGAAAAAGAGAGCTGTGACTATGTCTAGTGGGTTTGGCTGATTATCTAAATTAAGATCATCCAGAAGATGGCTGAGATCCAACTCTGCAGACTCTGGTGCAGCTTCATGGGGAGACCCTTCGCACTTTGCATTTCGAGCTGTCACATTGACACTCATCAGTTTTTTGAGAAAGTACCAAGGCAGGTCGGTAATACTTCTGGGGAGATCTTCACTGACGTTCCTCTTGTCAATCTGAAGAACTGTTTTCAGGGACAGTTTATCTTTGTAGAGATGAGTCAAACCGAGGTGCGCCAAGTAGTTTCTCAGCTGTGcccctaaaaaaataaaataaaataaaattttcttATCCATGAGCATGTTTTTCCTTTCCTGTGCTCAAATGTCCATGTCCCAGTCGAAATGCACTCAATTTCTggctcaccttcctcaccagtgTCAGCACCTCCACTCTGCTGGTTATCACTTCCGTCCAACAAGGGACCCGACTGCATGTCCTGCTCGGCTCGATGAAGGTCGACCCATCGATAGTCCTCGTCCTGAATCAACATATATCAATTTATATATCAACATATATTATCGACATACATACAATGAGTTCTAACAAAGAAAAGGCCACGAAACTGACTGATCAAATATTTGTTCAGATATGCATACCCACACGGATATAATCTGATCTAAAACACAAGGGCTTTACTCCACTTTTGCCAGACTAAATTAAttgttgtcatgttgttttttgAGAGCTGgaacattattattagtagtagtagtattgttgttggtgttgttgttattattattaatattatcattattattgttatccaACCAGGAAATTGATTTGTTAGATTGGATTAGATTAGCCTTCAATTTTCCTACAATGAGGTAATTTTGGTTGTGACGGCATCAGACAAACAAAGGACATTGAAGAcaaacagacattaaagacgTAGACAAGGACACAACACAATCAACACTGTACGAAGAAAGAAAAGACTGTAGGAACagaataaataatttatataaaaattacaaaataaactaCATCAATAATGtgcaaaaatatccaaaatgcCCAACACTTTACTGTGAGTCCAGCGATAGTGACTATAATTGAGATAATGTTAAAGGACTGACAAGCAAGAGCTGCCTCATGCAACAAGAGCGGTCAAGTCTTCCTCCAGAGGTACGGCCCAGCAGCACTAAGCCAGAGTTGGAACCCTTCTAGCATGACGGAGTAGGTACCAAATCTGTCAAATCGGAGTCGCCACCATAGCAGACAATTATAAACCTAATTTTTCCTgtcaaatgaatacaaatactTTTGGAGTTGTTTAATTGTCCGC encodes:
- the ufsp1 gene encoding inactive Ufm1-specific protease 1; amino-acid sequence: MNVHSGLPSPLSDPDRLSTVSGDYQYFHYGCDGFSDRGWGCGYRTIQTISSWLQFNRVDQPRPPPSISEIQRALVSMEDKPNHFCGSREWIGTVEASLVLEHFYNVPSRLIHVRGGGSDLETVAVEELRRHFQKHGCPVMMGGDRDNSSKGVLGVCSGKEGSFLLVLDPHYWGPQLGVQELQLEGWVKWREVSTLDRTSFYNLCLPQSGPNKNFQP